GTTGTAAGCTCTGCACCAGATGGTGAAGCAATACCTTCTACCTCAGGAACGCTTCATGGAGAAAAAATAAAAGATTTTTATATAGGCATATTAGAGCCTAATGAATGGCTAACAACTTCAATTAAGGTAAATGATACCAATTTACGCTTATTTGTACCTGTTGATGCTGATGACCTCTTACAAGAAGGTATGAAAGAAGCTGAAAAAGGCTTTAATTATTTTGAAAAGAACATTGGTGATTATCCATTTGAAGAATTAGATTTGATTGGTAACGATGGTGGGATGGAATATCCAAATGTAGTGGAAGTGTCTGATGCGCTACGTGAACAATCATTACATACAATTATTCACGAGATTGCACATCAATGGTTTTATTATCTCGTTACAAATGATCCTTATCATGATGCATGGTTAGATGAAGGAATGACGGAATTTGCAACGACTGTATATTTTTATGAGCAAACAAAAGATGAAGACATTAGTTTTGAATTTGCAAAACGGGTATCATCATTAAATGAAACCGAAGATAAAGTTAATATAAGTTTAGATGAATTTACTAATAGTTATACGGGAACACTATATGGGAAAGTGCCCCTTGAGTTATGGGCGTTCTTCCAAACAAACGGAGGGTATGAAGAAGCTGTTAAGTTTTTATCAGCATATTATACGGAGTTCCAATACGAATATGTTACGACTACAAAATTTGTTTCATTTTTTAATGCTTATTTTCAGAAGGATTATAGTGATTTTTTAGCTAACTGGCTAGAGTTTTAAGCTTAACACGGAATCTATATGATGAGATTCCGTGTTTTTTTATGGTTGTTTTGGCATTGATTTGTTGCTTTTACTACTAAAATAAACATATAAACGAAGCGTTCGTGGCTTCTATGCTCATTTAAATGGAGATCAATTGCATAAATTTAGTCGTTGCTGTCCTAAATTAGTCTCAATAGCACAACTTTCTTATTGATTAAGGTAGAGAGAAGTGATTATTTTGACTGGAATTGTATACTTCTATTGCTTTAATGGGCTAAAATTTGATATTATCAGTATATTGTGAACGGTCGAACAACCAATGGAGGTGACTTTATATGTCAAGGATTTCAGTCGATCAAGTGAAGCACGTAGCAAACTTAGCACGATTAGCGATTACAGAAGAGGAAGCAGCGAAGTTTACGAATCAGCTTGATGCAATTATCTCTTTTGCTGAAGAGTTAAATGAACTTGATACAACAAATATTGAACCAACTTCTCACGTGTTAAACATGACGAATGTTTTACGAGAAGATGTTGCAAAAGAAGGCTTACCTATCGATGAGGTGTTAAAAAATGCGCCTGACCACAAAGGTGGACAAATACGTGTGCCATCAATTATAGAATAAGGAGGGGCGAGGCATGTCATTATTTGATCATAAAGTATCAGAATTACATAAACTTTTACACAAAAAAGATATTACTGTAACAGATCTTGTTGATGAGTCGTATAAACGAATTAACGAGGTTGAAGATAAAGTCAATTCCTTTTTAACGTTAAATGAAGAAAATGCACGTGCATATGCGAAACAATTAGATGAGGCGATTGGGAATAAAGATGAATATGGACTTTTATTCGGACTTCCAATAGGACTTAAGGATAACATCGTCACAAAAAATCTTCGTACTACATGCGCGAGTAAAATCCTAGAAAACTTTGATCCGATTTATGATGCTACTGTTGTTAAAAGGTTATATGATGCTGAAACAGTTACAATTGGTAAGTTAAATATGGATGAATTTGCGATGGGATCTTCAAATGAGAATTCTGGTTTTCATGTAACAAGAAACCCGTGGAATACTGACCATGTACCTGGAGGTTCAAGCGGTGGCTCAGCAACTGCAGTTGCAGCAGGTGAAGTACTATTTTCACTTGGTTCTGATACGGGAGGGTCAATACGTCAGCCAGCAGCATTTTGTGGAGTTGTTGGATTTAAACCTACATATGGTAGGGTGTCTCGCTTTGGCTTAGTAGCTTTCGCATCATCATTGGATCAGATCGGACCAATTACACGTAATGTAGAGGATAACGCTTATTTATTACAAGCAATTGCAGGGCATGATCAAATGGATACTACTTCCGCTAACGTTGAAGTGCCAGATTTGATATCTTCCTTAACTGGAGATGTAAAAGGGTTGAAAATTGCTGTACCAACTGAATATATTGGTGAAGGAGTATCTGAAGATGTTCGTAAGTCAGTTCTCGAAGCGCTAAAAGTTCTTGAAGGCTTAGGTGCTACATGGGAAGAAGTCTCACTTCCACATTCAAAATATGCATTAGCCACGTATTACTTACTTTCGTCTTCAGAGGCTTCGGCTAATCTTGCACGCTTTGATGGGGTACGTTATGGTTACAGAACGGATAATGCTGAAAGCTTAATCGACATGTACAAGCAAACCCGAAGCGAAGGTTTTGGCGAAGAAGTAAAGCGACGGATCATGCTCGGTACGTTTGCACTAAGCTCAGGATATTATGACGCATATTATAAAAAAGCGCAGCAAGTTCGGACATTAATTAAAAAAGATTTTGAAGATGTGTTTGAAAAATATGATGTGATTATAGGCCCAACAACGCCAACACCGGCATTTAAAATAGGCGAAAATATTGAGGATCCATTAACGATGTATGCCAATGATATTCTCACAATTCCAGTGAACCTTGCTGGAGTACCAGGTATTTCAGTTCCATGTGGACTCTCAAACGGGCTTCCGCTAGGCTTACAAATAATCGGCAAACACTTTGATGAAGCAACGATTTATCGTGTTGCACATGCATTTGAACAAGCAACTGACCATCATAAAGCAAAACCAGTATTGTAAGGGGTGAGAAGAAGATGAACTTTGAAACGGTAATAGGGCTTGAAGTCCACGTAGAACTAAAAACAAAATCAAAAATCTTTTCAAGTAGTCCGACTGATTTTGGTGCACCCCCAAATACGCAAACGAGTGTAATTGACCTTGGTTACCCGGGTGTGCTACCTGTGTTGAATAAGCAGGCAGTCGAATTTGGAATGAAGGCAGCCATGGCACTAAATTGTGAAGTAGCAACACATACTAAATTTGATCGTAAAAATTATTTTTATCCGGATAATCCAAAGGCTTACCAAATCTCTCAATTTGACAAACCAATAGGAGAAAACGGTTGGATTGAAATAGAAGTAAACGGTCAAAAGAAAAAGATTGGCATTACCCGCTTGCATTTAGAAGAAGATGCAGGAAAATTAACTCACTCTGGGGGTGGCTATTCATTAGTTGATTTTAACCGTCAAGGAACGCCACTTGTAGAGATAGTTTCAGAACCAGATATTCGTACACCTGAGGAAGCATATGCATATTTAGAAAAGCTAAAATCAATTATTCAATTTACTGGAGTGTCAGATTGTAAAATGGAAGAAGGCTCACTCCGCTGTGATGCTAATATTTCTTTGAGACCTATTGGGCAGAAAGAATTTGGTACGAAGACAGAACTGAAAAACTTAAACTCATTTGCTTTTGTTCAAAAGGGTCTTGAATTTGAAGAAAGACGCCAAGAAGCAGTTTTACGTTCCGGTGGAATTATTGAGCAAGAAACACGTAGATATGATGAAGCAAGTAAAAAGACGTTGCTCATGCGCGTCAAAGAGGGTTCTGATGACTATCGTTATTTTCCTGAACCAGATTTAGTTGCTTTACATATTGATGACGAATGGAAGGAACGCGTACGGTCTGAAATTCCAGAGCTCCCAGACCAAAGGCAACAAAGGTATGTAGAAGAACTTGGGTTACCTGCCTATGATGCACAAGTACTTACACTAACTAAGGAAATGTCTGACTTTTTCGAAGCTACCGTTAACCACGGCTCAGACGCTAAGCTTGCTTCAAACTGGGTGATGGGTGAAATCTCCGCCTATTTAAATGCTAATCAGCAAGAAATTTCGGATATAGCCATTTCACCCGAGGGGTTAGCAAGCATGATCAAACTAATAGAAAACGGTACAATTTCATCTAAAATTGCTAAAAAAGTCGTTAAAGAGCTTATCGAAAAGGGTGGAGACGCCGAGAAAATCGTTAAAGAAAAGGGCCTCGTTCAAATCTCTGATCCAGCACAGCTTACTCCTA
This region of Cytobacillus sp. IB215665 genomic DNA includes:
- the gatC gene encoding Asp-tRNA(Asn)/Glu-tRNA(Gln) amidotransferase subunit GatC codes for the protein MSRISVDQVKHVANLARLAITEEEAAKFTNQLDAIISFAEELNELDTTNIEPTSHVLNMTNVLREDVAKEGLPIDEVLKNAPDHKGGQIRVPSIIE
- the gatA gene encoding Asp-tRNA(Asn)/Glu-tRNA(Gln) amidotransferase subunit GatA is translated as MSLFDHKVSELHKLLHKKDITVTDLVDESYKRINEVEDKVNSFLTLNEENARAYAKQLDEAIGNKDEYGLLFGLPIGLKDNIVTKNLRTTCASKILENFDPIYDATVVKRLYDAETVTIGKLNMDEFAMGSSNENSGFHVTRNPWNTDHVPGGSSGGSATAVAAGEVLFSLGSDTGGSIRQPAAFCGVVGFKPTYGRVSRFGLVAFASSLDQIGPITRNVEDNAYLLQAIAGHDQMDTTSANVEVPDLISSLTGDVKGLKIAVPTEYIGEGVSEDVRKSVLEALKVLEGLGATWEEVSLPHSKYALATYYLLSSSEASANLARFDGVRYGYRTDNAESLIDMYKQTRSEGFGEEVKRRIMLGTFALSSGYYDAYYKKAQQVRTLIKKDFEDVFEKYDVIIGPTTPTPAFKIGENIEDPLTMYANDILTIPVNLAGVPGISVPCGLSNGLPLGLQIIGKHFDEATIYRVAHAFEQATDHHKAKPVL
- the gatB gene encoding Asp-tRNA(Asn)/Glu-tRNA(Gln) amidotransferase subunit GatB — encoded protein: MNFETVIGLEVHVELKTKSKIFSSSPTDFGAPPNTQTSVIDLGYPGVLPVLNKQAVEFGMKAAMALNCEVATHTKFDRKNYFYPDNPKAYQISQFDKPIGENGWIEIEVNGQKKKIGITRLHLEEDAGKLTHSGGGYSLVDFNRQGTPLVEIVSEPDIRTPEEAYAYLEKLKSIIQFTGVSDCKMEEGSLRCDANISLRPIGQKEFGTKTELKNLNSFAFVQKGLEFEERRQEAVLRSGGIIEQETRRYDEASKKTLLMRVKEGSDDYRYFPEPDLVALHIDDEWKERVRSEIPELPDQRQQRYVEELGLPAYDAQVLTLTKEMSDFFEATVNHGSDAKLASNWVMGEISAYLNANQQEISDIAISPEGLASMIKLIENGTISSKIAKKVVKELIEKGGDAEKIVKEKGLVQISDPAQLTPIVVEVLDANPQSVEDFKSGKEKAIGFLVGQIMKKTKGQANPPMVNKLLMEEIKKK
- a CDS encoding M1 family metallopeptidase encodes the protein MTKRKLTSLVPIFIVIIIVIAIGAFLYDRETAETTMNNDEPMNENNIESEIVEEVDTQEEQIEEADNQNEQVEEVEEPTYNVLAPLPGASADYDISLTLDDQGVFHISSTIDVENLSDDVWHDVAFYLVPNAFIEENKPEFIEGKAEVSILSVDQNGQEATYDLHNNNLFIQLNEEINSGLTSTISIDYTLEIPEKGLRLSQKNGNYYLAHWYPMIAHYQEGWNIENYMARGESYHTPYGNYTISYKLPKEYFVVSSAPDGEAIPSTSGTLHGEKIKDFYIGILEPNEWLTTSIKVNDTNLRLFVPVDADDLLQEGMKEAEKGFNYFEKNIGDYPFEELDLIGNDGGMEYPNVVEVSDALREQSLHTIIHEIAHQWFYYLVTNDPYHDAWLDEGMTEFATTVYFYEQTKDEDISFEFAKRVSSLNETEDKVNISLDEFTNSYTGTLYGKVPLELWAFFQTNGGYEEAVKFLSAYYTEFQYEYVTTTKFVSFFNAYFQKDYSDFLANWLEF